The proteins below are encoded in one region of Rhinolophus sinicus isolate RSC01 linkage group LG07, ASM3656204v1, whole genome shotgun sequence:
- the LOC109437054 gene encoding malignant T-cell-amplified sequence 1 codes for MFKKFDEKENVSNCIQLKTSVIKGIKNQLTEQFPRIEPWLNQIMPKKDPVKIVRCHEHIEILTVNGELLFFRQREGPFYPTLRLLHKYPCILPRQQVDKGAIKFVLSGANIMCPGLTSPGAKLYPAAVDSIVAIMAEGKQHALCVGVMKMSAEDIEKVNKGIGIENTHYLNDGLWHMKTYK; via the coding sequence ATGTTCAAGaaatttgatgaaaaagaaaatgtgtccaACTGCATCCAGTTGAAAACGTCAGTTATTAAGGGTATTAAGAACCAGTTGACAGAGCAGTTTCCACGCATTGAACCATGGCTTAATCAAATCATGCCTAAGAAAGATCCAGTCAAAATAGTGCGATGCCACGAACATATAGAAATCCTTACAGTAAATGGAGAGTTACTATTTTTCAGACAAAGAGAAGGGCCTTTTTATCCAACTCTAAGGCTGCTTCACAAATACCCTTGTATCCTGCCACGCCAGCAAGTTGATAAAGGAGCCATCAAATTTGTACTCAGTGGAGCAAATATCATGTGTCCAGGCTTAACTTCTCCCGGAGCCAAGCTTTACCCTGCTGCAGTGGATTCAATTGTTGCGATCATGGCAGAAGGAAAACAGCATGCTCTGTGTGTCGGAGTCATGAAGATGTCTGCAGAAGATATTGAGAAGGTCAACAAAGGGATTGGTATTGAAAATACCCATTATTTAAATGATGGGCTGTGGCATATGAAGACATATAAATGA